A single region of the Podospora pseudopauciseta strain CBS 411.78 chromosome 1, whole genome shotgun sequence genome encodes:
- a CDS encoding hypothetical protein (COG:S; EggNog:ENOG503NUHS; BUSCO:EOG092624SJ) — MGFLELRAPTALRSAMMAAGEPWDNQITLTGSSPLAILTSSHDSHPPLDHLVLLVFGAVLEVVCVSLPGYVIARLGHFDADKQKFLANLNVMLFTPCLIFTKLASQLNAEKLVELGVIPIIFVIQTLVSYFVSRVVGKCFGFNRRASNFVTAMGVFGNSNSLPISLVISLSQTLKGLHWDRIKDDNDEEVAARGILYLMIFQQLGQLVRWSWGYHVLLAPKDKYDEYADETVEEGRYGALSPDGSSETQGLLVGVHPDTVGIERPSSPTHTDDSAVYEPAGRTPVAGSSRHSPHESDDEGHDAWKKPTGNCVDGANGTLNQLEGNEEDLNRILSFPRIRNNDEVETPKGVKGLPVRIGRATRKYQARVTNYICDISRKTYHSLPRPVQTLLSGIYSVCQRVYNFLWEFMNPPLWAMLLAILVASIKDLQELFFKDDTFVKTSVTAALRSSAGVAVPLILVVLGANLARNTQNHETVDPEEKEIGKKLLVASLISRMLLPTLIMAPILALFAKYVPVSILDDPIFVVVCFLLTGAPSALQLAQICQINGVYEGVMGRILFQSYVIWILPSTLVLVMCALEVLEWAA, encoded by the exons ATGGGTTTTCTTGAACTTCGGGCGCCCACGGCGTTGCGCTCGGCCATGATGGCTGCTGGCGAGCCGTGGGACAATCAAATAACACTAACAGGCTCCTCGCCGCTTGCTATTCTCACATCGTCCCACGACTCGCATCCACCACTCGACCACCTAGTCCTTCTCGTTTTCGGCGCCGTCCTCGAAGTTGTCTGCGTCAGTTTGCCAGGATACGTCATCGCGCGGCTAGGTCACTTTGATGCCGACAAGCAAAAGTTTCTAGCCAACCTCAATGTTATGCTATTCACGCCATGCCTGA TCTTCACCAAGCTCGCCTCCCAATTAAATGCCGAGAAGCTCGTCGAACTCGGcgtcatccccatcatctttgTTATTCAAACACTAGTCTCGTATTTTGTCTCTCGTGTGGTGGGAAAATGCTTTGGCTTCAACCGTCGCGCCTCCAACTTTGTCACCGCCATGGGCGTGTTCGGCAACTCAAACTCGCTGCCGATTTCTCTGGTTATTTCTCTTTCGCAGACACTTAAGGGTCTTCACTGGGACAGGATAAAAGATGATaatgatgaggaggttgccgCAAGAGGTATCTTGTACCTCATGATTTTCCAGCAACTCGGGCAGCTAGTCAGATGGAGTTGGGGTTACCATGTTCTTTTGGCGCCAAAGGACAAGTATGACGAATATGCCGATGAGACTGTCGAGGAGGGTAGATACGGCGCGCTTTCGCCCGATGGATCATCAGAGACACAGGGTCTTCTCGTGGGTGTTCACCCAGACACCGTAGGCATCGAACGGCCTTCTAGCCCAACTCATACGGATGATTCGGCAGTTTACGAACCTGCCGGTCGAACACCTGTTGCTGGATCCTCGAGACACTCACCTCACGAgtcggatgatgagggcCACGATGCCTGGAAGAAACCCACCGGCAACTGTGTTGATGGTGCCAACGGCACTCTTAACCAGCTCGAAGGCAACGAAGAAGATCTTAACCGGATTTTGTCCTTTCCTCGAATTCGTAACAACGATGAGGTTGAGACTCCTAAAGGTGTCAAGGGTCTTCCTGTGCGCATCGGCCGGGCCACGAGGAAATACCAAGCCCGGGTGACCAACTACATCTGCGACATCTCCCGCAAGACGTACCATTCGCTCCCCCGTCCCGTCCAGACACTTCTCTCAGGCATCTACTCCGTCTGCCAACGCGTCTACAACTTCCTTTGGGAATTCATGAACCCTCCTCTCTGGGCCAtgctcctcgccatcctgGTTGCGTCGATCAAAGACCTTCAAGAGTTGTTCTTTAAGGACGACACCTTTGTGAAGACGTCGGTCACGGCTGCCCTCCGGTCATCGGCCGGTGTTGCCGTTCCTTTGATCCTGGTTGTCTTGGGTGCAAACCTGGCTCGGAATACGCAAAACCATGAGACTGTTGAccccgaggagaaggagatcgGCAAGAAGCTGCTGGTTGCCAGTTTGATCAGCAGGATGCTGCTGCCGACGTTGATTATGGCGCCTATTCTGGCCCTGTTTGCCAAATATGTGCCCGTCAGCATCTTGGACGACCCGAtctttgtggtggtgtgcttCCTTTTGACGGGGGCGCCGTCCGCGTTGCAGTTGGCGCAGATTTGCCAGATCAATGGGGTTTATGAGGGGGTTATGGGGAGGATTCTGTTTCAGAGTTATGTTATTTG GATCCTGCCTTCGACACTCGTCCTGGTG